A genome region from Polyangiaceae bacterium includes the following:
- a CDS encoding Gldg family protein, translating to MAVKPKEAAASPKEAAKPAKETPAPSGPGSLDKLAPYLGPGFVVSLVLVFIGERLLGTIDTARMALSGLGVAGAIGTTALRFSLIAGHKDAERKRIERTLGIFSAVGLVSLGLYFIANTEVGRGLVGIADAAPDKRARFDGATTVAWIVLAGLSIAPIVFGEAALAPMRRAPRVEVRRIYAAAAAGLTLAFAAAYSALFTYAAGELEIKVDRSYFRTAKASESTKKIISSTTEPVEVRAFFPPLNDVGIEVDAYLADIAKGAPNFKYGFYDRLLYPQLAKDNKVTQDAVLVILKGPSRETLTLDKEMTKAASKLKSLDADFQKALLKAMKDARTAYVTVGHGEVNEGSTSAAEGRSAKLLRRLLEGQNYSVKDLGMPQGLANDVPEDASLVIVHGPTQAFTPEEVSSLERYAARGGKLLIALDPEAKGDMGPLANIAGLAFDPTTLATTDQFFVPRHRNASDKANLITNRFSSHASVSTLSRVSARAVVLMPIPGSLEKKQTDAKVDFVLRSSAGTFGDKNGNFELDGDEKKATFNLGAAVSKPLGDDVNKDKVKGPAETRIFMLSDADCISDLALGFAETNQILFVDAVRWLNGDESYSGEIATPEDVRIQHTKQKDVFWFYGTIIGAPALLLGAGILVTRRTRRAVRRQA from the coding sequence ATGGCGGTGAAACCCAAAGAGGCGGCGGCTTCGCCGAAAGAAGCAGCCAAGCCCGCAAAGGAAACGCCCGCGCCGTCTGGCCCGGGATCCCTGGACAAACTCGCTCCGTACCTCGGACCTGGCTTCGTCGTGTCGCTCGTGTTGGTGTTCATCGGAGAACGCCTGCTCGGAACGATCGACACGGCGCGCATGGCGCTCTCGGGGCTCGGAGTTGCTGGCGCGATCGGCACGACCGCGCTGCGGTTCTCGCTCATCGCAGGGCACAAGGACGCCGAACGAAAGCGCATCGAACGCACGCTCGGCATCTTCTCTGCGGTGGGCCTCGTGTCGCTCGGCCTGTACTTCATCGCGAACACGGAGGTTGGTCGAGGTCTCGTGGGCATCGCCGACGCAGCCCCCGACAAACGCGCTCGCTTCGATGGAGCAACGACCGTTGCGTGGATCGTGCTCGCTGGCCTTTCAATCGCGCCCATCGTGTTCGGCGAAGCTGCTCTCGCTCCGATGCGGCGAGCTCCACGCGTCGAAGTGCGCCGGATCTACGCTGCGGCTGCCGCGGGGTTGACCCTGGCGTTTGCTGCGGCTTATTCGGCCCTGTTCACGTACGCGGCCGGTGAGCTCGAAATCAAGGTGGATCGCTCGTACTTCCGCACGGCGAAGGCGAGTGAATCGACCAAGAAAATCATTTCGAGCACGACGGAGCCCGTCGAAGTTCGAGCGTTCTTTCCGCCGCTCAACGACGTCGGAATCGAGGTCGATGCGTACCTCGCGGACATCGCGAAAGGCGCCCCGAACTTCAAGTACGGCTTTTACGATCGATTGCTGTATCCGCAGCTCGCCAAGGACAACAAAGTCACGCAGGACGCAGTGCTCGTGATTTTGAAGGGTCCGTCGCGTGAAACCCTCACGCTCGACAAAGAGATGACGAAGGCGGCATCCAAGCTGAAATCGCTCGATGCCGACTTCCAAAAAGCTCTTCTGAAAGCGATGAAGGACGCTCGCACGGCCTACGTGACCGTTGGGCACGGCGAAGTGAACGAAGGTTCGACGTCGGCAGCGGAAGGTCGCTCGGCGAAGCTCCTGCGCCGGTTGCTCGAAGGCCAGAACTACTCGGTCAAAGACCTCGGTATGCCGCAAGGATTGGCGAACGACGTGCCGGAAGATGCATCGCTCGTCATCGTGCACGGGCCAACGCAAGCATTCACGCCGGAAGAGGTTTCGTCGCTCGAACGGTATGCAGCGCGCGGAGGCAAACTGCTCATCGCGCTGGATCCCGAAGCGAAAGGCGACATGGGGCCGCTCGCGAACATCGCGGGGCTCGCATTCGATCCGACCACGCTTGCAACGACGGATCAGTTCTTCGTGCCGCGTCACCGCAATGCATCGGACAAGGCGAACCTCATCACGAATCGGTTCTCGTCGCACGCGTCGGTGTCGACGTTGAGCCGCGTGTCGGCGCGTGCCGTGGTGCTCATGCCGATCCCGGGGTCGCTCGAAAAGAAGCAGACGGATGCAAAGGTGGACTTCGTTCTGCGTTCGTCTGCGGGAACGTTCGGCGACAAGAACGGCAACTTCGAGCTGGATGGCGACGAGAAGAAGGCGACGTTCAACCTGGGCGCTGCAGTATCGAAGCCGCTCGGCGACGACGTGAACAAGGACAAGGTCAAAGGCCCTGCCGAGACGCGAATCTTCATGCTTTCCGACGCGGACTGCATCAGCGACCTCGCGCTCGGGTTTGCCGAGACGAACCAGATCCTGTTCGTCGACGCCGTCCGCTGGCTGAACGGCGACGAAAGCTACAGTGGCGAGATCGCGACGCCGGAAGACGTGCGAATCCAACACACGAAGCAGAAGGACGTTTTCTGGTTTTACGGGACGATCATTGGAGCACCGGCGCTCTTGCTTGGCGCAGGGATTCTCGTGACGCGGCGCACGCGCCGCGCGGTGCGGAGGCAGGCATGA
- a CDS encoding DUF4340 domain-containing protein, whose amino-acid sequence MNLGRGLLVHVGLFVLASAGAAKMWMRDEQPKALAQTEATVWTGRAADVERVVFDGKTKKVTLEAKKDDLGAYYVGALERNATPPPAGSAAAPTPPPAPKGKTEFVAVGAAQKLVEAMAPLKALRALGRIPEDRAAEFGLDQPEGTLVVTLKGAERKIVVGGTTPGGGDRYVRDPASGELYVIDGDAVRDLDTAESRLVERDLHEWKEAEVTSADVKAGDKTRQVVRGGPEGKRFWADPTAADQKDETIANWMSKVDRLRPTEYVMTTPSDKQDILRIDYSAGSRKLGFVEIARIPAAEAAGKPDYLVRTERTRLFAKVPATTAEQIEQDLGSILK is encoded by the coding sequence ATGAACCTGGGACGAGGGTTATTGGTTCACGTCGGGCTCTTCGTGCTGGCATCAGCCGGCGCAGCCAAGATGTGGATGCGTGACGAGCAGCCAAAAGCGCTCGCGCAAACCGAAGCAACGGTGTGGACCGGACGCGCTGCCGATGTCGAACGTGTCGTGTTCGACGGCAAGACGAAGAAGGTCACGCTCGAAGCGAAGAAAGACGACCTCGGCGCGTATTACGTCGGTGCGCTCGAGCGAAATGCGACGCCTCCTCCTGCAGGGAGCGCAGCAGCGCCAACCCCACCGCCGGCGCCCAAGGGGAAGACCGAGTTTGTCGCGGTAGGTGCGGCGCAAAAGCTCGTCGAAGCGATGGCGCCGCTGAAGGCCTTGCGCGCGCTCGGGCGCATTCCGGAAGATCGGGCCGCCGAGTTTGGCCTTGACCAACCAGAAGGCACGCTCGTCGTCACGCTGAAGGGCGCCGAGCGAAAGATCGTGGTTGGCGGGACAACCCCGGGCGGAGGCGATCGGTACGTCCGGGATCCGGCTTCCGGCGAATTGTACGTGATCGACGGTGACGCCGTGCGCGACCTCGACACGGCCGAATCACGGCTCGTCGAGCGCGATCTTCACGAGTGGAAAGAAGCCGAGGTGACGTCGGCCGACGTGAAAGCCGGCGACAAGACGCGGCAAGTGGTGCGTGGTGGGCCCGAAGGCAAGCGCTTTTGGGCTGATCCAACGGCCGCGGATCAAAAGGACGAAACCATCGCGAACTGGATGTCCAAAGTCGATCGTTTGCGACCCACCGAGTACGTGATGACGACGCCTTCGGACAAACAGGACATCTTGCGCATCGATTATTCGGCTGGCTCGCGCAAGCTCGGGTTTGTCGAGATCGCACGTATCCCGGCTGCAGAAGCTGCGGGCAAACCCGACTACCTCGTTCGCACGGAACGCACGCGCCTCTTTGCCAAAGTCCCCGCGACAACCGCCGAACAGATCGAGCAAGATCTCGGCTCGATTCTCAAGTAG
- the xerD gene encoding site-specific tyrosine recombinase XerD codes for MNLHGWVDAYLDHLRVERALSPRTLEAYARDLAKLCALCETHGVDSPTNLDPTILSAYMVELGRQGIGARSACRHLSAVRGFMKFLLRERVLSADPASLVERPRTTRKLPRVLSVDEIRSILDAPDSTTFRGLRDRAMLHVMYAAGLRVSELVGLRLSDIDKKQGLVLALGKGGKRRIVPLGELALDAIDAYLKARAAHPKAAATQALFLSPRGKPLTRQGVWKLLGVYARGVGISKPSSPHKFRHSFATHLLEGGADLRSVQALLGHANIVTTEIYTHLTDDHVRTVYRKTHPRS; via the coding sequence GTGAATTTGCACGGCTGGGTCGACGCTTATCTGGATCACCTGCGGGTCGAACGAGCCTTGTCTCCTCGAACGCTCGAGGCATACGCGCGTGATCTCGCGAAATTGTGCGCTCTCTGCGAGACCCACGGCGTCGATTCTCCGACAAACCTCGATCCGACGATTCTTTCAGCCTACATGGTCGAGCTTGGTCGCCAGGGAATCGGAGCGCGATCGGCGTGTCGCCATCTTTCGGCGGTGCGTGGTTTCATGAAGTTTTTGCTTCGAGAACGCGTGCTCTCGGCCGATCCAGCGTCGCTCGTCGAACGGCCGCGCACGACGCGCAAGCTTCCGCGTGTGCTTTCCGTCGACGAAATCCGATCGATCCTCGATGCGCCCGACAGCACGACATTTCGAGGCCTGCGAGATCGAGCGATGCTGCACGTGATGTACGCCGCAGGTTTGCGCGTAAGCGAGCTCGTGGGCCTGCGGTTGAGTGACATCGACAAGAAGCAAGGTCTCGTTTTGGCGCTTGGAAAAGGCGGCAAACGTCGCATCGTGCCGCTCGGCGAGCTCGCTCTCGATGCGATCGACGCGTACTTGAAAGCCCGCGCAGCGCATCCCAAGGCCGCGGCAACGCAGGCACTTTTTCTCTCGCCCCGGGGCAAACCCCTCACACGTCAAGGCGTGTGGAAGTTGCTGGGTGTCTACGCGCGTGGGGTTGGTATTTCCAAACCCAGCTCGCCGCACAAGTTTCGTCATTCTTTCGCAACGCATCTGCTCGAAGGTGGAGCCGATCTGCGTAGCGTTCAGGCGCTTTTGGGACATGCCAACATCGTGACGACCGAGATCTACACGCATCTCACGGACGATCACGTGCGAACGGTGTACCGCAAGACGCATCCTCGTTCTTGA
- a CDS encoding N-formylglutamate amidohydrolase has protein sequence MVIDSPFEVIEPRGGESPVVVEVPHAGLLLDAESLAYTSAPARSIARDADLYVDELVADAPAEGATLIVAKTSRYVVDLNRGDSDVDQDSVEGGGRAPWPRGLIWRLTTDGDPALMRRLPRAELERRLDAVYRPYHRAVTETLARKRARFGFAVLLCAHSMPSLARRGHAESPGMRADIVPGTRGRTTAAPAVIDLVDWHARSFGFTVRHDDPYRGGFSTGHYGKPVDKIHAIQVEISRRLYMDESNHRRDPQGFRVVREFARTLVAQLAFSESPTTQDALRAHPAGGI, from the coding sequence ATCGTGATCGATTCACCGTTCGAGGTCATCGAGCCCAGGGGTGGCGAGAGTCCGGTGGTCGTCGAGGTTCCGCACGCCGGACTTTTGCTCGACGCCGAATCACTTGCGTACACCTCAGCTCCAGCACGCAGCATTGCGCGCGATGCGGACCTGTATGTCGACGAGCTCGTCGCGGACGCTCCAGCAGAAGGTGCAACGCTCATCGTCGCCAAAACGAGCCGCTACGTGGTCGATCTCAATCGGGGTGACAGCGATGTCGATCAGGATTCCGTCGAAGGTGGTGGACGCGCACCGTGGCCTCGAGGGCTCATCTGGCGCCTCACAACCGATGGAGACCCTGCTCTGATGCGCCGTTTGCCGCGGGCAGAGCTCGAACGACGCCTCGATGCCGTCTACCGCCCCTATCATCGCGCCGTTACGGAGACACTTGCACGCAAGCGTGCTCGATTCGGCTTCGCCGTACTGCTATGTGCGCACTCGATGCCAAGCTTGGCGCGCCGAGGTCACGCTGAATCCCCTGGAATGCGTGCGGATATCGTCCCCGGTACGCGCGGACGAACGACCGCTGCGCCTGCCGTGATCGACCTTGTTGACTGGCACGCGAGGTCGTTCGGATTTACGGTTCGTCACGACGATCCGTACCGTGGCGGCTTTTCAACGGGGCACTACGGTAAGCCAGTCGACAAAATTCATGCCATCCAGGTTGAAATTTCACGTCGCCTCTACATGGACGAGTCGAACCATCGGAGAGATCCCCAAGGGTTCCGAGTTGTGCGAGAATTCGCCCGCACCCTTGTCGCGCAACTCGCCTTCTCCGAAAGCCCCACTACGCAAGATGCCCTCCGGGCGCATCCTGCGGGTGGTATCTGA
- a CDS encoding ACT domain-containing protein codes for MDERKRLDELRAQLAELDHQILRQLERRARIAQDIIRQRGGIARFAPIADGPHLQALEQAVAPPLSPAAVRETFVAIDAACRLFEVAPRVMFVGPEGGFGWMAARDHFGFGAEFIRSESTATALEEVARSRVEFAVVPYESLEDGPIFPTIQTIASSGLKLVGERELAQSLVLAGAGSDATNIEKIYIAPQDHAACAGYLEANHPHAQIVDVRSPIVAIEMAETNPGSGAVVPRGSLDPASKLVVAKENIGDHGQVRMRYGVVSRLPAPRSGSDATALLFGVHDRPGALHELLQYFKDKNCNLRRIQSRPVPGEGWQYQFYVEVSGHVTDRNLVAALEGIKREAKMLIIVGSFPLEQPERVTS; via the coding sequence ATGGACGAGAGAAAGCGGCTCGACGAACTGCGTGCACAGCTCGCGGAGCTTGATCACCAGATTCTGCGGCAGCTCGAACGCCGCGCACGTATCGCCCAAGACATCATCCGACAACGGGGAGGTATTGCGCGGTTTGCCCCCATCGCGGATGGTCCGCATCTGCAAGCTCTGGAGCAAGCCGTTGCTCCGCCGCTTTCTCCCGCAGCCGTGCGCGAAACGTTCGTCGCCATCGACGCGGCGTGCAGGCTTTTCGAAGTGGCTCCGCGCGTCATGTTCGTCGGCCCTGAAGGCGGTTTTGGCTGGATGGCCGCGCGTGATCATTTCGGATTCGGCGCCGAGTTCATTCGCAGCGAAAGCACCGCGACGGCGCTCGAAGAGGTCGCTCGTTCGCGTGTCGAGTTTGCCGTGGTGCCGTATGAATCGCTCGAAGATGGCCCGATTTTCCCAACGATCCAGACCATCGCTTCGAGTGGTCTTAAGCTCGTCGGTGAACGCGAGTTAGCGCAAAGTCTCGTTCTCGCAGGTGCAGGTTCGGACGCGACCAACATCGAAAAAATCTACATTGCGCCGCAAGATCACGCGGCCTGTGCGGGATACCTCGAAGCTAATCATCCTCACGCGCAGATTGTGGACGTTCGTTCCCCGATCGTGGCGATCGAGATGGCCGAGACGAACCCAGGCAGCGGCGCTGTCGTGCCGCGCGGAAGTTTGGATCCCGCATCGAAACTCGTCGTTGCCAAGGAAAACATCGGCGATCACGGCCAAGTACGCATGCGCTATGGCGTCGTTTCACGCCTTCCTGCGCCTCGTTCGGGCTCCGATGCGACCGCGCTCCTCTTTGGCGTTCACGATCGTCCGGGCGCACTTCACGAGCTCCTCCAGTACTTCAAGGACAAGAATTGCAACTTGCGCCGCATCCAGTCGCGCCCCGTGCCGGGTGAGGGTTGGCAGTATCAGTTTTACGTCGAGGTAAGTGGGCACGTGACCGATCGCAACCTCGTTGCGGCGCTCGAAGGCATCAAGCGCGAAGCAAAAATGCTGATCATCGTCGGTTCTTTTCCTCTCGAGCAGCCAGAGCGAGTAACGTCGTAG
- a CDS encoding zinc ribbon domain-containing protein, with protein MPTYEYACKSCAHEWEAEQSIKEDPLKECPKCHQETARRQISRGTGFILKGGGWYSDLYSSTSNKPQGSSGSSGSSSEGGGSTTDSSSSSSSSNTSSPSSGSSSTSAAAGAA; from the coding sequence ATGCCCACATACGAGTACGCCTGTAAATCCTGCGCTCACGAGTGGGAGGCCGAACAGTCCATCAAGGAAGATCCGCTCAAAGAGTGCCCGAAGTGCCATCAAGAAACCGCTCGCCGGCAGATTTCTCGAGGAACCGGGTTCATTCTCAAGGGCGGCGGCTGGTATTCCGACCTCTACAGTTCCACGAGCAACAAGCCGCAGGGAAGCTCCGGAAGCTCGGGAAGTTCGTCAGAGGGCGGCGGCTCGACGACGGACAGCAGCTCGTCGAGCTCTTCATCGAATACGTCATCACCGTCATCAGGCTCGAGCAGCACATCCGCAGCGGCAGGCGCAGCCTGA
- the smc gene encoding chromosome segregation protein SMC, translating into MRIRKLEIAGFKSFVDRTAIHFDEDVIGIVGPNGCGKSNIVDAIRWCMGEQSAKHLRGRAMSDVIFNGSETRGPHGMAEVTLTFDNSDQVAAQTLPIEYRDYAEIAVTRRLYRDGTSEYLINKTIVRLKDITDLFLGTGVGTKAYSIIEQGKIGLIVSARAEDRRMLIEEAAGITKYKARKKQAELKMEQTRQNLLRIGDIVSEIQRSLSSLKRQAAKAERYVAYRKELEDLMLHEASHKLLEIIALRKRDAFARAEFAEKVLAARTALAARDAELEVQRLAVHQQEEHADKLQNEAFAADNDVRTHQAELLRAKDKHRHLEERRAVATTEQQDLEKTIADLMVERKQLEEQLATVQADEQRESTEALDEHERLEDLRFSEKEADSEASRLRKLAADAAAKVAAAEATLTGYERRLSDMLVRRDKLEDELQRLVYDAENLEAKRTELAADVASVAERKQASIELRTRLEAEAKTLREQAVASDKKVETAKNELNQKRNRLRALEEVHARLEGVGAGTKSLLKTKDPSFAGLVADRIEAPPELLTAFAALLGERLQAIVVTNTERAATLLADLAAKKQGRAMLVAARPAYVAGASRQPLEDEDVVGPLFEKLRHSPEDEPLVRALVGDALVVRSTAAAVRLAPVANGATLVSLDGTVVRPDGTVSGGAGDAVAAGLLEQKREIRELHDVVANLSDQVTALLEAQQAERQQVAELTAAVDRARSEAHASEIAAVTAEKDLRRVDEQVIAAQKRRSTVERDLEEIIGNLENTGGEQGEAQDKLDEGKRSQEEVVGQLAGAEQLAAEWRERVLAQQSVVTERKVRLARVRERVTSVGSTVERLARSVDELSGRIKRLDNERTECAKGAGEAAALMMLSREGLDGAVSRAQKAHAALEEARRKLDEAKQILTAKDAELKDLRQDLADSTEKLRHHEMALARLDIEEKHLLDGVREKFRGLELHTVVGDYHKRSPIEAQHKTRMQELGELLDRMGPVNLDAMREFKEAEERYTYYAKQKEDLDNAVADLEKAIAQMNRESKRLFKTTFDGINTRFKTLFPRMFRGGAAELRLTNPEDMLETGIEILAQPPGKKLGNIELMSGGEKALTAVSLIFAIFQFKPSPFCVLDEVDAPLDEANVARYNEAIRSMTSQSQFILITHIKRTMQSVDVLYGVTMQEPGVSKLVSVRVNENAKSKETAPAAAVA; encoded by the coding sequence ATGCGCATCCGTAAGCTCGAGATCGCTGGCTTCAAGTCGTTCGTCGACCGGACGGCCATCCATTTCGACGAAGACGTGATTGGCATCGTCGGGCCCAATGGCTGCGGCAAGTCGAACATCGTCGATGCGATTCGCTGGTGCATGGGTGAACAGAGCGCCAAGCATTTGCGCGGTCGCGCGATGTCGGACGTCATCTTCAACGGCTCCGAAACGCGTGGGCCGCACGGCATGGCCGAAGTCACGTTGACGTTCGACAACAGCGATCAGGTCGCCGCACAAACGCTGCCCATCGAGTACCGCGATTACGCCGAAATTGCCGTTACGCGAAGGCTTTATCGCGACGGGACCAGCGAATATCTCATCAACAAAACCATCGTCCGCCTCAAGGACATCACGGATCTGTTTCTCGGTACGGGCGTCGGCACCAAGGCGTATTCGATCATCGAACAGGGCAAGATCGGGCTCATCGTGTCGGCGCGCGCCGAGGATCGCCGCATGCTCATCGAGGAAGCCGCGGGCATCACGAAGTACAAGGCGCGTAAGAAGCAGGCCGAGCTGAAGATGGAGCAAACGCGGCAAAACCTGCTGCGTATTGGCGACATCGTGTCCGAAATCCAACGCAGCCTGTCGTCGCTCAAGCGCCAAGCTGCCAAGGCGGAGCGCTACGTCGCCTACCGCAAAGAACTCGAAGATCTGATGCTTCACGAAGCATCACACAAGCTGCTCGAGATCATTGCGTTGCGAAAGCGCGATGCGTTTGCCCGGGCCGAGTTTGCGGAAAAAGTCCTCGCTGCGCGCACGGCTCTCGCTGCTCGCGATGCCGAGCTCGAAGTGCAGCGCCTAGCGGTTCATCAGCAGGAAGAGCACGCCGACAAGCTTCAAAACGAGGCATTTGCTGCGGACAACGACGTTCGCACGCATCAGGCAGAGCTGCTCCGCGCCAAAGACAAACACCGGCACCTCGAAGAACGTCGCGCGGTAGCCACGACAGAACAGCAGGATCTCGAAAAGACCATCGCCGACTTGATGGTCGAACGAAAGCAACTCGAAGAGCAGCTCGCGACGGTGCAAGCCGACGAGCAACGCGAGAGTACCGAAGCGCTCGATGAGCACGAGCGGCTGGAGGACCTGCGTTTCAGCGAAAAGGAAGCGGACTCGGAAGCATCGCGCTTGCGCAAACTAGCGGCGGATGCAGCCGCGAAGGTGGCCGCCGCAGAAGCGACGTTGACCGGGTACGAGCGGCGCTTGTCGGACATGCTCGTGCGCCGCGACAAACTCGAGGACGAGCTGCAGCGTTTGGTTTACGACGCGGAGAACCTCGAAGCGAAGCGCACGGAGCTTGCAGCGGACGTCGCGAGCGTTGCCGAACGCAAGCAGGCGTCGATCGAGCTGCGCACGCGCCTGGAAGCAGAAGCGAAAACGCTTCGGGAGCAGGCTGTTGCGAGCGACAAGAAGGTCGAAACAGCGAAGAACGAGCTGAATCAGAAGCGCAATCGATTGCGGGCGCTCGAAGAGGTTCACGCGCGGCTGGAGGGCGTTGGAGCGGGCACGAAGAGCCTACTGAAGACGAAGGATCCGTCCTTCGCAGGCCTCGTTGCCGATCGCATCGAAGCGCCGCCAGAGCTGCTCACGGCGTTCGCGGCGCTACTTGGGGAACGGCTGCAGGCGATTGTCGTGACGAACACGGAACGCGCTGCAACGCTTCTCGCGGACCTTGCCGCCAAGAAGCAGGGTCGCGCAATGCTCGTTGCAGCAAGGCCCGCTTACGTGGCGGGTGCGTCGCGACAACCACTCGAAGACGAAGACGTCGTTGGCCCTCTTTTCGAAAAGCTTCGTCATTCCCCCGAAGACGAGCCTCTCGTGCGCGCGCTCGTGGGCGATGCGCTCGTCGTTCGTTCGACGGCTGCGGCCGTTCGGCTCGCACCGGTAGCCAATGGCGCGACGCTCGTTTCACTCGACGGAACGGTGGTTCGTCCTGATGGAACGGTGAGCGGCGGTGCAGGCGACGCCGTTGCAGCGGGATTGCTCGAGCAAAAGCGCGAAATCCGCGAGCTGCACGATGTGGTCGCGAATCTGAGTGACCAGGTCACGGCGCTGCTCGAAGCGCAACAAGCCGAGCGTCAGCAGGTTGCAGAGCTCACGGCAGCGGTTGATCGTGCACGCAGCGAAGCGCATGCGAGCGAGATCGCAGCCGTCACGGCGGAAAAGGACCTGCGCCGCGTCGATGAACAGGTGATCGCGGCGCAGAAGCGCAGGTCAACGGTCGAGCGGGATCTCGAGGAGATCATCGGCAACCTCGAGAACACGGGCGGGGAACAAGGCGAAGCGCAGGACAAACTCGACGAAGGCAAGCGGTCCCAAGAAGAGGTCGTGGGGCAACTGGCGGGCGCCGAGCAGCTCGCCGCGGAATGGCGCGAACGCGTGCTTGCGCAGCAGTCGGTCGTGACGGAGCGAAAGGTTCGCCTTGCGCGCGTACGGGAGCGCGTGACGAGTGTCGGGAGCACCGTGGAGCGGCTCGCGCGTTCCGTGGATGAGCTGTCCGGGCGCATCAAACGGCTCGACAACGAGCGAACGGAATGCGCGAAAGGTGCGGGCGAAGCTGCTGCACTGATGATGCTGTCGCGCGAAGGGCTGGACGGCGCGGTCAGCCGAGCGCAGAAGGCGCACGCTGCGCTCGAAGAAGCACGACGCAAGCTCGACGAAGCCAAGCAAATCCTCACCGCGAAGGACGCGGAGCTCAAGGATCTGCGGCAAGACCTCGCCGATTCGACGGAGAAACTGCGGCATCACGAGATGGCGCTGGCACGGCTCGACATCGAAGAGAAGCACTTGCTCGATGGAGTGCGCGAAAAGTTCCGCGGTTTGGAGCTCCACACGGTCGTTGGCGACTACCACAAGCGCAGTCCCATCGAGGCGCAGCACAAGACGCGCATGCAGGAGCTCGGCGAATTGCTCGACCGCATGGGCCCCGTGAACCTCGATGCGATGCGCGAGTTCAAGGAAGCCGAAGAGCGGTACACGTATTACGCCAAGCAAAAGGAAGACCTCGACAACGCGGTAGCCGACTTGGAAAAGGCCATCGCGCAGATGAATCGCGAGTCGAAGCGTTTGTTCAAAACGACGTTCGACGGCATCAATACGCGCTTCAAAACGCTCTTCCCGCGCATGTTTCGAGGTGGTGCAGCGGAGCTTCGTCTGACGAATCCGGAGGACATGCTCGAAACGGGCATCGAGATTTTGGCGCAGCCGCCGGGCAAGAAGCTCGGCAACATCGAGTTGATGAGCGGTGGTGAAAAAGCGCTCACAGCGGTGAGCCTCATCTTCGCCATCTTCCAGTTCAAGCCGTCGCCGTTCTGTGTGCTCGACGAAGTCGACGCGCCGCTCGATGAAGCCAACGTCGCTCGTTACAACGAAGCGATTCGATCGATGACGTCGCAGTCGCAGTTCATCCTGATCACGCACATCAAGCGCACGATGCAGTCGGTGGATGTGCTGTACGGCGTGACGATGCAGGAGCCCGGCGTGTCGAAGCTCGTGAGCGTGCGCGTCAACGAGAACGCGAAGTCGAAGGAAACGGCGCCGGCTGCAGCCGTGGCGTGA
- the ychF gene encoding redox-regulated ATPase YchF produces MSYYRGPVEVREVMHVGICGYPGSGKTTVFRALAPGGKADREIAYGNIKVPDERVDFLASLFHPKKTTYAEITFVDVGSGSRSGGAFPPAVLQGMRNADVIVHVVRGFENPSLTTPPDPSRDEKAFDEELLILDLGTLEKRRDRFKKEAKKGLEVEVNAKMIEHLEKSEPLRTLELTEDEIRALGPGIQLLSMQPLITLYNLAEEVWNDPSKASLRETVRGNAFVRMALCGSIEAEIAALPAEEQADFLEGLGLGEPARNVFIRETYRLMDYISFLTAGADECRAWPIRRGTNAKRAAGKVHSDLERGFIRAEIYRPEDLKVAGSEAALKAQGKMRLEGKEYIVKDGDVVHFRAGT; encoded by the coding sequence GTGAGCTACTATCGCGGCCCCGTCGAAGTGAGGGAAGTAATGCACGTTGGAATTTGCGGTTATCCCGGCTCAGGAAAAACAACGGTATTCAGAGCGCTCGCTCCTGGAGGCAAAGCCGATCGGGAAATCGCGTACGGCAACATCAAGGTCCCGGACGAACGCGTAGATTTTCTCGCTTCGCTCTTTCATCCAAAAAAGACGACGTACGCGGAAATTACGTTCGTCGATGTCGGCAGTGGTTCGCGCTCGGGCGGCGCGTTTCCTCCGGCCGTTCTGCAAGGTATGCGCAACGCCGACGTCATCGTGCACGTCGTTCGTGGGTTCGAAAATCCATCGCTCACGACGCCTCCCGATCCATCGCGTGACGAAAAAGCGTTCGATGAAGAGTTGTTGATTTTGGACCTGGGGACGCTCGAAAAGCGTCGGGATCGCTTCAAGAAAGAAGCCAAGAAAGGGCTCGAAGTCGAAGTGAACGCGAAGATGATCGAGCACCTCGAGAAGTCCGAGCCCCTGCGGACGCTCGAGCTCACCGAAGACGAAATTCGTGCACTTGGGCCTGGAATTCAGCTTCTTTCGATGCAGCCGCTCATCACGCTCTACAACCTCGCCGAAGAGGTGTGGAACGATCCTTCGAAGGCGTCGCTTCGCGAAACCGTGCGCGGAAACGCTTTCGTGCGTATGGCGCTGTGCGGGTCGATCGAAGCTGAAATCGCCGCGCTTCCTGCGGAAGAACAAGCGGATTTCCTCGAAGGCCTCGGCCTCGGCGAACCCGCGCGCAACGTGTTCATTCGCGAGACCTATCGCTTGATGGACTACATCAGCTTCCTCACGGCAGGCGCCGACGAATGTCGCGCGTGGCCCATTCGTCGCGGGACGAACGCAAAGCGAGCTGCTGGCAAAGTGCACAGCGACCTCGAACGAGGCTTCATCCGTGCGGAGATCTATCGCCCAGAAGACTTGAAAGTGGCTGGCTCCGAAGCTGCTTTGAAGGCGCAAGGCAAGATGCGCCTCGAAGGCAAGGAATACATCGTCAAAGACGGCGATGTCGTCCACTTCCGCGCGGGGACGTGA